In Deltaproteobacteria bacterium, a genomic segment contains:
- a CDS encoding ribonuclease E/G produces MSKLILINSTPEETRVALVENQALAEIHFERARERGIVGNIYKGKVVRVLPGMQAAFVDIGLAKAGFLHVSDFHPGVDELPLVDAELPERDPDPAAEPPPPARATDTFAEPSPNDAGSASPPHREPIENRLSRGDEILVQVAKEPLGSKGARITSHISLPGRHLVYLPTTNHLGVSRRIEDEEERQRLRDIVLAMNPAGAGFIIRTVCVGLSRSELQADMRFLIDLWNRILKRSEGVSAPCQLHDDMDVTLRSIRDLFTPDVEKVVVDRPVDHRRILEFVDSFAPALTSRIELHDGAEPLFDRYGIEQAISRALERRVWLKSGGYIVIDQTEALTTIDVNTGRYVGKHNHEETVLKTNLEAACEIVDQLRLRNIGGIIIVDFIDMMDPVNRQRVMDAFDGALKQDKMRSNILKISELGLVEMTRKRTRPSLPQLLTEPCPTCDGRGRIVSVATIAYETMRRIREVARAAPEATHIAVRASASVAAFLYEEEGAAMDRLEREIARRITVEPIEGSEVARFDVRAV; encoded by the coding sequence ATGTCCAAGCTCATCCTCATCAATTCGACTCCCGAGGAGACGCGCGTCGCGCTCGTGGAGAATCAGGCGCTCGCCGAGATCCACTTCGAGCGCGCCCGCGAGCGCGGCATCGTCGGCAACATCTACAAAGGCAAGGTCGTACGCGTGCTGCCCGGCATGCAAGCGGCCTTCGTCGACATCGGCCTCGCGAAAGCGGGCTTCCTCCACGTCTCCGATTTCCATCCTGGCGTCGACGAACTGCCCCTCGTCGACGCCGAGCTGCCGGAACGCGACCCGGATCCCGCCGCCGAGCCGCCTCCCCCCGCGCGCGCGACCGACACGTTCGCCGAACCCTCGCCGAACGATGCGGGGTCGGCGTCTCCACCGCACCGTGAGCCGATCGAGAATCGCCTGAGCCGCGGCGACGAGATCCTCGTCCAGGTCGCCAAGGAGCCTCTCGGGTCGAAGGGCGCCCGCATCACCTCACACATCTCGCTCCCCGGCCGCCACCTGGTGTACCTCCCCACGACCAACCACCTCGGAGTCTCTCGCCGCATCGAGGACGAGGAGGAGCGCCAGCGCCTGCGCGACATCGTCCTCGCGATGAACCCCGCGGGCGCGGGCTTCATCATCCGCACGGTCTGCGTCGGCCTGAGCCGGAGCGAGCTCCAGGCCGACATGCGGTTCCTGATCGATCTCTGGAATCGCATCCTGAAGCGTAGCGAGGGCGTCTCGGCTCCCTGCCAGTTGCACGACGACATGGACGTCACGCTGCGTAGCATCCGCGACCTCTTCACGCCCGACGTCGAGAAGGTCGTCGTCGACCGCCCGGTCGACCATCGACGCATTCTCGAGTTCGTGGATTCCTTCGCGCCCGCCCTCACCTCCCGCATCGAGCTGCACGATGGCGCCGAGCCCCTGTTCGACCGCTACGGCATCGAACAAGCCATCAGTCGCGCTCTCGAGCGACGAGTGTGGCTCAAGTCGGGCGGCTACATCGTGATCGATCAGACCGAGGCGCTGACCACGATCGACGTCAACACGGGACGCTACGTCGGCAAGCACAACCACGAAGAGACGGTGCTCAAGACCAACCTCGAGGCCGCGTGCGAGATCGTCGATCAGCTCCGGCTGCGCAACATCGGCGGCATCATCATCGTCGACTTCATCGACATGATGGATCCCGTCAACCGGCAGCGGGTCATGGATGCGTTCGACGGCGCGCTCAAGCAGGACAAGATGCGCAGCAACATCCTGAAGATCTCGGAGCTGGGCCTGGTGGAGATGACGCGCAAGCGCACGCGCCCGAGCCTGCCGCAGCTCCTGACCGAGCCCTGCCCGACCTGCGACGGCCGCGGACGCATCGTGTCGGTCGCGACGATCGCCTACGAGACCATGCGACGCATCCGTGAGGTCGCCCGCGCGGCGCCCGAGGCGACCCACATCGCGGTACGCGCAAGCGCTTCCGTGGCTGCGTTCCTGTATGAAGAAGAAGGCGCCGCCATGGATCGCCTGGAGCGCGAGATCGCCCGACGCATCACCGTCGAGCCGATCGAAGGATCGGAGGTCGCGCGGTTCGACGTGCGCGCCGTCTGA
- the cofG gene encoding 7,8-didemethyl-8-hydroxy-5-deazariboflavin synthase CofG: protein MRVVELGARAALDDAYALIRCRDDDLPDLLRAAGRLRDRHKGRDVTYSRKVFLPITNLCRDRCSYCAFRKDPDDPGAWTMRREEILDWLARARAQGCKEALMCLGDTPEAAFPAYRATLADLGHASTIGYVREACEMALAAGLLPHTNAGVLSREEMEHLRPVNVSLGLMLESLSPRLRARGMPHHHAADKEPARRLAMIAEAGRLRIPFTTGILIGIGETPEERVDALLAIADLHARYGHVQEVIVQNFRAKDGIPMAGVAEPNAGDIARAVAVARLVLGGAMNVQAPPNLNPDDHRLLLRAGINDWGGISPVTRDYVNPEAAWPQIPALADTCRTEGFTLGERLAIYPEYACPAFLDPGLSASVERLAGHIARKDSHAAAAH from the coding sequence ATGCGCGTGGTCGAACTCGGTGCGCGGGCCGCGCTCGATGACGCGTACGCGTTGATTCGTTGCCGCGACGACGACCTGCCGGACCTGCTGCGCGCCGCGGGCCGACTGCGCGACCGCCACAAAGGTCGCGACGTCACGTACTCGCGGAAGGTGTTCTTGCCGATCACCAACCTCTGCCGCGACCGCTGCAGCTACTGCGCATTTCGTAAGGATCCCGACGATCCCGGCGCATGGACCATGCGTCGCGAAGAGATCCTGGACTGGCTCGCGCGCGCGCGAGCCCAAGGCTGCAAGGAAGCCCTGATGTGTCTCGGCGATACGCCGGAAGCCGCGTTCCCGGCGTACCGCGCGACGCTCGCAGACCTGGGCCACGCGTCGACGATCGGCTACGTCCGCGAAGCCTGCGAGATGGCGCTTGCCGCGGGTCTCCTTCCCCACACGAACGCCGGCGTCTTGTCGCGCGAGGAGATGGAGCACCTGCGACCGGTGAACGTGAGCCTCGGCCTGATGCTCGAAAGTCTGAGCCCGCGCCTGCGGGCCCGCGGCATGCCCCACCACCACGCCGCCGACAAGGAGCCGGCGCGTCGCCTCGCGATGATCGCCGAAGCCGGTCGGCTTCGCATTCCGTTCACGACCGGGATCCTCATCGGGATCGGCGAAACGCCCGAAGAGCGCGTCGACGCGCTGCTTGCGATTGCCGATCTGCACGCCCGTTACGGTCACGTCCAGGAGGTCATCGTCCAGAACTTCCGCGCCAAGGACGGCATCCCGATGGCGGGCGTGGCGGAGCCGAACGCCGGCGACATCGCGCGCGCCGTCGCCGTCGCCCGGCTCGTGCTCGGGGGCGCGATGAACGTACAGGCGCCCCCCAATTTGAATCCCGACGACCACCGTTTGCTGCTGCGGGCCGGCATCAACGACTGGGGCGGCATCTCGCCGGTCACGCGCGACTACGTGAATCCCGAGGCGGCCTGGCCGCAGATCCCGGCGCTCGCGGATACGTGTCGTACCGAAGGATTCACGCTGGGTGAACGGCTCGCGATCTACCCGGAGTACGCCTGCCCCGCCTTTCTCGATCCGGGACTCTCCGCATCCGTGGAACGACTCGCCGGCCACATCGCCAGGAAGGACAGCCATGCCGCTGCCGCGCATTGA
- a CDS encoding TIGR03960 family B12-binding radical SAM protein — protein MHVDHEELLRFVAKPGRYIGNERGAVRKDPDRVALRFALAFPEVYEIAQSHLGLQILYDLLNRRPDVYCERVHAPWVDMEAQLRRHRLPLASLETRTPLDRFQIVGFSLQYELTYTNILTMLELGRVPLLARDREAGHPLIVAGGPCAFNPEPIADFLDAVVLGDGEEAVHDLVDAYLAWDRRDRRELLARLARLEGVYVPSRFTPTYGSDGRIATIVPADTAQPSVRKRVVRDLDTVPLLGRQLVPTMDIVHDRIALEVMRGCVKGCRFCQAGYIYRPLRERDPQALLAHTERLLKESGYEEVSLLSLSTGDYSCINPLLAELMDRAAPQRIALSLPSTRIDALDPHLLNEIKRVRKTGFTLAPEAGTQRLRDVIQKEYREEELVQAADLIFKLGWRSLKLYFMLGLPTETEEDLHGVVALARRVSATGEHRHPVTASVSTFVPKPHTPFQWAPQVTVAETEARQTLLRRELGRHRLGFKWHDARLSYLEGVFSRGDRRLGSVLLAAQRLGCRFDGWSDQCRWDLWRRAFAETGTDPDWYLRRRTLDETLPWDHLDSGVRKPYLRRELAAAFARTLTPDCSIERCTYCGACDFTGIRNVTFHPRGAKGSESRGPSVDGWASAAMPHAAPWPTRNWKRLVDGARPCGSLVDTCADALPAESAPDASPAPLERTHGEGNAEEWLTSERHGMEPALDAGAPPTSRVRLVYQKLDRARFLGNRELTITFMRACRRAGLPLAFSAGHHPLPRMSFGPALSLGFASHGEYMDLDLHTSRSGREVMDALNRELPDGLVVMEAEAHGLDLPTIDRSLAAFTYTVSLEHLPVARLPDDVVTARLAAFSTAARFPITKRIKGRDRSIDARATVTMARTGARTLHVQTAIGRGGTLKPHHVVAAVLGLDEFETQLLSVTKIGTVLAPPPPAVREAAPADAAPATT, from the coding sequence GTGCACGTCGACCACGAGGAGCTGCTGCGCTTCGTCGCGAAGCCGGGGCGGTACATCGGCAACGAGCGCGGGGCGGTGCGGAAGGATCCGGACAGGGTCGCTCTGCGTTTCGCGCTGGCGTTCCCCGAAGTCTACGAGATCGCCCAATCACATCTGGGGCTCCAGATCCTCTACGACCTCCTGAATCGTCGACCGGACGTGTATTGCGAGCGCGTCCACGCCCCGTGGGTGGACATGGAGGCGCAGCTCCGACGCCATCGCCTTCCGCTCGCATCGCTCGAAACGCGCACGCCGCTCGACCGATTCCAGATCGTCGGATTCAGCCTGCAGTACGAGCTCACCTACACGAACATCCTCACGATGCTGGAGCTCGGCCGGGTACCGCTGTTGGCGCGCGATCGCGAGGCCGGTCACCCGCTGATCGTCGCCGGCGGCCCATGCGCATTCAATCCGGAGCCGATCGCCGACTTCCTGGACGCCGTCGTGCTCGGCGACGGCGAAGAGGCCGTGCACGATCTCGTCGACGCGTATCTCGCGTGGGACCGCCGCGATCGCCGCGAGCTGCTCGCGCGCCTGGCGCGGCTCGAAGGCGTCTACGTACCGTCGCGGTTCACGCCCACCTATGGATCCGATGGGCGCATCGCCACCATCGTCCCCGCGGACACCGCGCAACCGAGTGTCCGCAAGCGCGTGGTCCGCGACCTCGACACGGTCCCGCTCCTCGGCCGCCAGCTCGTGCCGACGATGGACATCGTCCACGATCGCATCGCCCTCGAAGTGATGCGTGGGTGCGTCAAGGGCTGCCGTTTCTGTCAGGCCGGCTACATCTATCGTCCGCTCCGCGAACGCGACCCGCAAGCGCTCCTCGCGCACACCGAGCGCCTCCTCAAGGAAAGCGGCTACGAAGAAGTTTCGCTGTTGTCGCTCAGCACCGGTGACTACAGCTGCATCAATCCCCTCTTGGCCGAGCTCATGGATCGCGCCGCGCCGCAGCGGATCGCGCTGTCGCTCCCGTCGACGCGCATCGACGCACTCGATCCGCATCTGCTGAACGAGATCAAGCGCGTGCGGAAAACCGGCTTCACGCTCGCACCCGAAGCCGGCACGCAGCGCCTGCGCGACGTCATCCAGAAGGAATACCGCGAGGAGGAGCTCGTACAGGCGGCCGACCTCATCTTCAAGCTCGGCTGGCGCAGCCTGAAGCTGTATTTCATGCTGGGCCTGCCGACCGAAACGGAAGAGGACCTCCACGGCGTCGTCGCGCTCGCGCGCCGAGTCTCGGCGACCGGCGAGCACCGGCACCCGGTGACCGCGAGCGTGTCCACGTTCGTCCCGAAGCCACACACGCCGTTCCAGTGGGCTCCGCAAGTGACCGTCGCCGAGACGGAGGCCAGGCAAACGCTCCTCCGCCGCGAACTCGGACGCCATCGACTCGGGTTCAAGTGGCACGACGCGCGCCTCTCCTACCTCGAAGGCGTCTTCTCGCGCGGAGACCGTCGCCTCGGCTCGGTCCTGCTCGCAGCCCAGCGGCTCGGCTGTCGCTTCGACGGATGGAGCGATCAGTGTCGTTGGGACCTGTGGCGCCGGGCATTCGCGGAGACGGGCACCGATCCCGACTGGTACCTGCGCCGGCGCACGCTCGACGAGACGCTTCCCTGGGATCACCTCGATAGCGGGGTCCGCAAGCCCTATCTCCGACGCGAGCTCGCCGCCGCGTTCGCGCGCACGCTGACACCGGACTGCAGCATCGAGCGTTGCACCTACTGCGGCGCGTGCGACTTCACCGGCATCCGCAACGTGACCTTCCATCCGCGCGGCGCGAAGGGCAGCGAGAGCCGGGGGCCGTCCGTCGACGGCTGGGCGAGCGCCGCGATGCCGCACGCGGCCCCATGGCCGACCCGCAACTGGAAGCGGCTCGTCGACGGCGCCCGGCCCTGCGGATCGCTCGTCGACACGTGCGCGGACGCTCTCCCAGCCGAATCCGCCCCCGACGCGTCACCAGCCCCGCTCGAGCGCACGCACGGCGAGGGGAACGCCGAAGAGTGGCTCACGTCCGAGCGACACGGCATGGAGCCGGCGCTCGACGCCGGCGCACCACCGACGAGCCGCGTGCGGCTCGTCTACCAGAAGCTCGATCGCGCGCGCTTCCTCGGCAACCGCGAGCTCACGATCACGTTCATGCGGGCCTGCCGCCGCGCCGGCCTCCCGCTCGCGTTCTCGGCGGGCCACCACCCCCTGCCCCGGATGAGCTTCGGCCCGGCGTTGTCGCTCGGGTTCGCGAGCCACGGCGAGTACATGGATCTGGATCTCCACACCTCGCGCAGCGGCCGCGAGGTCATGGACGCCTTGAATCGCGAGCTGCCCGACGGCCTCGTGGTCATGGAGGCCGAAGCCCATGGACTGGATCTTCCGACGATCGATCGCAGCCTGGCCGCATTCACCTACACCGTCTCCCTCGAGCACCTGCCCGTCGCTCGTCTTCCGGACGACGTCGTGACGGCGCGCCTCGCCGCCTTCTCGACCGCCGCGCGATTCCCGATCACCAAGCGCATCAAGGGACGCGACCGCTCGATCGATGCGCGTGCGACGGTGACGATGGCGAGGACCGGCGCCCGCACGTTGCACGTGCAGACGGCGATCGGCCGAGGCGGCACGCTGAAGCCCCATCACGTGGTGGCGGCGGTTCTCGGCCTCGACGAGTTCGAGACCCAGCTGCTCTCCGTCACCAAGATCGGGACGGTGCTCGCGCCGCCTCCTCCCGCGGTCCGGGAGGCTGCGCCGGCAGACGCCGCGCCGGCAACGACCTGA